In Rhodoferax koreense, a genomic segment contains:
- a CDS encoding DUF1349 domain-containing protein, which produces MAKPDVSPLIPDCAADLSNSTATTSLLKAATGTAILGRSDGRWLNEPKRWSADATGDLMIVTDQATDFWCETHYGFSRDSGHFLGFTAPDAFTAQLRIRGQYEKLYDQAGIMVRVDEHRWVKAGIELSDGRAMLSSVLTMGQSDWATSPYEHLAEDFWIRATVSQGVLRLQVSADGQNWPLVRIAPFPIASSYQLGPMACTPERSGLRIRFSDLRITAPLGKDLHDLS; this is translated from the coding sequence ATGGCAAAACCTGATGTGTCGCCCCTCATTCCCGATTGTGCGGCCGACCTCTCAAACTCAACCGCAACCACTTCGCTGTTAAAAGCAGCAACCGGGACAGCAATACTTGGCCGGAGCGATGGGCGCTGGCTAAACGAACCTAAACGTTGGAGCGCCGATGCCACTGGAGATTTGATGATCGTTACCGATCAAGCAACAGATTTCTGGTGTGAGACGCACTACGGATTTAGCCGTGACTCCGGTCACTTCCTCGGCTTCACCGCCCCGGACGCCTTCACCGCACAGCTTCGCATCCGGGGGCAGTATGAAAAGCTCTACGATCAGGCCGGGATCATGGTGCGAGTCGACGAACATCGCTGGGTTAAGGCAGGCATAGAACTGTCGGACGGACGGGCCATGCTCAGTAGCGTGCTGACCATGGGTCAATCCGATTGGGCAACCAGTCCTTATGAGCATCTTGCAGAAGATTTCTGGATACGCGCGACCGTCAGCCAGGGCGTGCTGAGGCTCCAGGTGTCTGCAGACGGCCAGAACTGGCCCCTCGTTCGCATTGCGCCTTTTCCGATCGCGTCTTCGTATCAGCTAGGTCCGATGGCCTGTACACCCGAACGGAGCGGATTGCGGATCCGGTTCTCGGACCTTCGAATCACCGCGCCGCTCGGCAAGGACCTTCACGATTTGAGCTGA
- a CDS encoding EAL domain-containing protein — protein sequence MRTGVVLGAEALIRWQHPERGLLFPDTFLPLIEKHPLSEALGAWVMEAALEQMDIWHRSGLQLPVSVNVSARQFQDQGFAGSLAALLSQYPNILPAHLELEILETSALDDVASVQKIIRRCHGPWRSFSLDDFGTGYSSLGFHTPAEMFSECVASTCSIRQR from the coding sequence ATGCGGACCGGGGTCGTCTTAGGTGCAGAAGCGTTGATCCGGTGGCAGCATCCGGAGCGGGGATTACTGTTCCCGGACACGTTTCTTCCGTTGATCGAAAAGCATCCTTTGAGCGAGGCACTTGGTGCTTGGGTCATGGAAGCGGCACTGGAACAAATGGACATTTGGCATCGGAGCGGGCTGCAACTTCCAGTCAGCGTCAATGTTTCAGCTCGTCAGTTCCAGGATCAAGGTTTCGCTGGCAGCCTGGCTGCTCTTCTATCGCAATATCCAAATATTTTGCCGGCTCACCTTGAGCTCGAGATCCTAGAAACCAGCGCTCTGGACGACGTGGCTTCCGTTCAAAAGATCATCCGCCGCTGCCACGGACCTTGGCGTTCATTTTCTCTGGACGACTTCGGCACTGGATACTCGTCGCTGGGCTTTCATACGCCTGCTGAGATGTTCAGCGAATGTGTTGCATCGACCTGTTCAATCCGCCAGCGATAG
- a CDS encoding MFS transporter, producing the protein MTRIFRSLVNFNYRVWVTGAFVSNIGTWVQRAAQDWLVLTELTQHSATSLGIVMALQFGPHILLLPLTGFAADHLDRRKLLMFTQASMGALALVLGLLTVLGQVQLRHVYVFAFLLGCVTAFDSPARQTFVAELVGEADLSNAVALNSTSFNTARMVGPAIAGVLIASVGTGWAFVINAGSFVAVLCSLGLLRVQELHRFERAIRTRGSFAEGFKYVWHRPDLMAILVMAFLIGTFGMNFSIYISTMAVKVFHADASGYGLLVSIMAVGTVSGALLAARRAAPRIELLFVGAAAFGVGCTLAALMPSYWSFAASLVVIGVSALTFSNSTSSLVQLLTEPRMRGRVTAIRLSIALGGTPIGAPLVGWVADRFGPRWALGVGAAAGFAAAAVLVRYLTKHRKLRIDWEGARLRVHMD; encoded by the coding sequence CTGACCCGCATTTTCCGATCCCTGGTCAATTTCAACTACCGAGTCTGGGTGACAGGCGCCTTTGTTTCCAACATCGGTACGTGGGTGCAGCGGGCCGCACAGGACTGGCTCGTACTCACCGAGCTGACACAGCACAGCGCGACGTCACTGGGTATCGTCATGGCACTGCAGTTCGGCCCACACATCCTGTTGCTGCCACTGACCGGTTTCGCCGCGGACCATCTGGACCGCCGCAAGCTGCTGATGTTCACGCAAGCCTCCATGGGAGCGTTGGCCTTGGTGCTGGGGCTGCTGACCGTCCTTGGACAGGTCCAGCTCCGGCACGTCTACGTCTTTGCCTTTCTGCTCGGCTGCGTGACGGCGTTCGATTCACCGGCACGCCAGACTTTCGTGGCCGAACTGGTGGGCGAGGCCGACCTGTCCAACGCCGTGGCGCTGAACTCGACGTCGTTCAACACCGCGCGCATGGTCGGGCCCGCGATCGCCGGTGTGCTGATCGCCTCGGTAGGTACGGGCTGGGCCTTTGTCATCAACGCGGGATCGTTCGTCGCGGTACTGTGCTCTCTCGGCCTCCTGCGTGTTCAGGAACTGCACCGCTTCGAGCGGGCCATCCGCACACGTGGCAGTTTCGCCGAAGGCTTCAAATATGTCTGGCATCGGCCGGACCTCATGGCGATCCTGGTCATGGCCTTTTTGATCGGAACGTTCGGCATGAACTTTTCGATCTACATCTCGACCATGGCGGTGAAGGTCTTCCATGCCGATGCAAGCGGCTATGGGCTGTTGGTGTCGATCATGGCGGTGGGCACGGTTTCCGGCGCGCTGTTAGCTGCGCGCCGTGCGGCGCCGCGTATCGAATTGCTGTTCGTCGGCGCCGCGGCATTTGGTGTGGGCTGCACGCTCGCTGCCCTTATGCCGAGTTATTGGTCCTTCGCCGCATCCTTGGTGGTCATCGGTGTGTCCGCGCTGACCTTCAGCAATTCCACCAGCAGCCTGGTTCAACTGTTGACCGAGCCCCGCATGCGCGGGCGGGTGACGGCGATTCGCCTGTCCATCGCCCTGGGTGGCACGCCCATCGGCGCGCCCCTAGTTGGCTGGGTGGCGGACCGGTTCGGCCCGCGCTGGGCGCTTGGCGTGGGCGCCGCAGCCGGTTTCGCTGCCGCTGCGGTGCTGGTGCGCTACCTGACGAAGCACAGAAAGCTGCGCATCGACTGGGAAGGCGCCCGTCTTCGCGTGCACATGGACTGA
- a CDS encoding iron-siderophore ABC transporter substrate-binding protein — MFLWASACGAAVAQATPTKEVGPTHAAPRKLAADVGSGAADDEFPRTVAHYGGKTTLQQAPLRVAVLSTGQNDGLLTLGLVPVGTTPDDQGRLYADYLVEGFASRQAQMRRTADLGVRSAPDLEVLAALRPDLILVNKAMLTPQMQALYQRIAPTVVTRGNGVNWKIDFLLLADALGRTGAARAWLASYHADASSMAQQWPQGQAASVSFVQANAARNRVMGVRSFAGSIAEDAGLRRPPSQRFAGNSQDISAELLDQADADWIFYAARDKTLPALTGSPLWPRLRGVALSHAVRVGLDPFYLNAGPLAARIVLSALARTAPDTLAAR, encoded by the coding sequence ATGTTCTTATGGGCATCGGCGTGCGGCGCCGCCGTCGCGCAGGCTACCCCGACCAAGGAGGTCGGACCGACGCATGCAGCGCCGCGCAAGCTCGCAGCGGACGTGGGCAGCGGCGCGGCCGACGACGAGTTTCCCCGCACGGTGGCGCATTACGGCGGCAAGACGACTCTTCAGCAAGCCCCGCTGCGCGTGGCAGTGTTGTCCACCGGTCAGAACGACGGTCTGCTGACCCTCGGTCTGGTGCCTGTGGGCACGACCCCCGACGATCAGGGCCGGCTGTATGCCGACTATCTGGTGGAAGGCTTTGCCAGTCGGCAGGCGCAGATGCGCCGCACCGCAGATCTCGGCGTGCGCAGCGCTCCTGACCTGGAGGTCCTGGCTGCGTTGCGCCCCGACCTCATCCTCGTCAACAAAGCGATGCTCACGCCGCAGATGCAGGCCCTTTACCAACGCATCGCACCCACCGTCGTCACGCGCGGCAACGGCGTGAACTGGAAGATCGATTTCCTGCTGTTGGCCGATGCGCTGGGACGCACCGGTGCAGCCCGTGCCTGGCTGGCCAGCTACCACGCCGATGCGTCTTCGATGGCCCAGCAATGGCCGCAAGGCCAAGCCGCCAGCGTGTCCTTCGTCCAAGCGAATGCGGCGCGCAATCGCGTCATGGGTGTGCGCTCGTTCGCCGGCAGCATTGCCGAAGACGCCGGCCTGCGACGCCCGCCGAGCCAGCGTTTCGCAGGGAATTCGCAGGACATCAGCGCTGAACTTCTGGACCAGGCCGATGCCGACTGGATTTTCTACGCCGCGCGCGACAAGACCTTACCCGCACTGACCGGATCGCCGCTGTGGCCGCGCCTGCGTGGCGTGGCGCTGAGCCATGCGGTGCGTGTCGGGCTCGACCCTTTCTATCTGAACGCCGGCCCGCTGGCCGCGCGCATCGTGCTGAGCGCGCTGGCACGCACCGCGCCCGACACCCTGGCCGCCCGATGA
- a CDS encoding FecCD family ABC transporter permease, translating into MTVFPAASPARRAARGLGLLLLLAALIGLVLASISLGSRPIPVAHLWQILWQPDGSVESAIVWRMRMPRTGLGLVVGAALGVAGGLMQALTRNPLADPGLLGINAGAALAVVLAMSVLGIGNYLGYVGFALLGAMLASVGVYVLSSGAAPSAQRVRLLLAGTAISACLASCTGIITLFDSNTFDAYRFWVVGALDGRNADVLWPMLPLVLTGIAIALWQARALDAIALGDEFGQALGLRLKPVRIWSFMAIALLCGAATAAAGPIAFVGLVIPHAVRLIVGPHWRWILPYGLLAGPVLVLGSDIVGRLIAVPSEIEVGIVTAFIGAPVLLALVQRSRRRSAV; encoded by the coding sequence ATGACCGTGTTTCCAGCCGCCTCCCCGGCCCGCCGTGCGGCCCGGGGCCTGGGCTTGCTGTTGCTGTTGGCGGCCTTGATCGGGCTGGTGCTGGCCAGCATCTCGCTCGGCTCGCGGCCGATCCCTGTGGCGCATTTGTGGCAGATCCTCTGGCAGCCCGATGGGAGCGTGGAGTCCGCCATCGTCTGGCGTATGCGCATGCCGCGCACGGGATTGGGTCTGGTCGTCGGCGCAGCGCTGGGCGTGGCCGGCGGCCTCATGCAGGCGCTGACACGCAACCCGCTGGCCGATCCAGGTCTGCTCGGCATCAATGCCGGTGCGGCACTGGCCGTGGTGCTGGCCATGTCGGTGCTCGGCATCGGCAACTATCTCGGTTACGTGGGTTTCGCCTTGCTCGGTGCGATGCTGGCCTCCGTCGGTGTCTACGTGCTGAGCAGCGGCGCCGCGCCCAGTGCGCAACGCGTGCGACTGCTCCTTGCAGGCACGGCCATCAGCGCCTGCCTGGCCTCGTGCACGGGCATCATCACCTTGTTCGACAGCAACACTTTCGATGCCTACCGCTTCTGGGTCGTCGGCGCACTGGACGGTCGCAATGCGGACGTGTTGTGGCCCATGCTGCCGCTGGTGCTGACGGGCATTGCCATCGCGTTGTGGCAGGCGCGGGCGCTCGACGCCATCGCGCTGGGCGACGAGTTCGGCCAGGCGCTCGGCCTGCGGCTCAAACCGGTGCGCATCTGGAGCTTCATGGCGATTGCATTGCTGTGCGGCGCGGCCACGGCGGCCGCCGGCCCCATTGCCTTCGTCGGCCTGGTGATTCCGCATGCCGTACGCTTGATCGTCGGGCCGCACTGGCGCTGGATATTGCCGTACGGCCTGCTCGCGGGCCCGGTGCTGGTGCTGGGTAGCGACATCGTCGGCCGGCTCATCGCTGTGCCCAGCGAGATCGAGGTCGGCATCGTCACGGCCTTCATCGGCGCGCCTGTGTTGCTGGCTCTGGTGCAGCGCAGCCGGCGCCGGAGCGCGGTATGA
- a CDS encoding FecCD family ABC transporter permease produces MKLYLSSGIWAELAHRRTRIVLGVLLVAGITVSLMGLRLGSYDLAWGRFFATLWGGGEDMGRMVLFDLRLPRALVALGAGAALATAGAIFQSLSRNPLASPDIIGLTTGSATGALVTILWLGDQALNVPLGALVGGLATVMLVYLFSLQRGMHGQRLVLIGLAIAAMLASVNDFLMTRAELDQALAAKMWLHGSLQGSGWLQAQRLGLGCAVLLPLAWLLNPRLRMLEMGDELATSLGLNVGRSHAYLTLVAVGLTALAIACAGPIGFIALAAPQLARRLCRASGIGLWSAALMGAVLCASADLLARLMLAPFQIPVGLVTSALGGAYLVYLLAREWRSQDL; encoded by the coding sequence ATGAAGCTTTACCTCAGCAGCGGCATCTGGGCCGAACTCGCGCACCGGCGCACGCGCATCGTGCTCGGTGTGCTGCTGGTTGCCGGCATCACCGTCAGCCTGATGGGCCTGCGCCTGGGCAGTTACGACCTGGCCTGGGGCCGCTTTTTCGCGACACTCTGGGGCGGCGGCGAAGACATGGGGCGTATGGTGCTTTTCGACTTGCGCCTGCCACGTGCCCTGGTGGCGCTGGGCGCAGGCGCAGCGCTGGCCACGGCCGGGGCCATCTTCCAGAGCCTGTCGCGCAATCCGCTGGCGAGCCCGGACATCATCGGCCTGACCACCGGGTCGGCCACGGGTGCCTTGGTGACGATCCTTTGGCTCGGCGACCAGGCGCTGAACGTGCCGCTGGGCGCACTGGTCGGCGGCCTGGCCACGGTGATGCTGGTCTATCTGTTCAGCCTGCAGCGCGGCATGCATGGCCAGCGACTGGTCCTGATCGGCCTGGCGATTGCGGCCATGCTGGCCTCGGTCAACGATTTCCTGATGACCCGGGCCGAGCTCGACCAGGCCCTGGCCGCCAAGATGTGGCTGCACGGCAGCCTGCAGGGCAGCGGCTGGTTGCAGGCGCAGCGCCTGGGGCTGGGCTGTGCCGTGCTGCTGCCGCTGGCCTGGCTGCTGAACCCACGCTTGCGCATGCTGGAGATGGGTGACGAACTCGCCACCAGCCTAGGCTTGAACGTCGGCCGCAGCCACGCGTATCTGACCCTGGTGGCCGTTGGCCTGACGGCGCTGGCCATCGCCTGCGCCGGCCCGATCGGTTTCATCGCCCTTGCGGCGCCACAACTCGCGCGCCGGTTGTGCCGCGCATCCGGCATCGGGCTGTGGAGTGCGGCCCTGATGGGCGCCGTGTTGTGCGCCAGCGCGGACCTGCTGGCACGGCTGATGCTGGCGCCGTTTCAAATCCCGGTCGGCCTCGTCACCAGCGCGCTGGGCGGGGCCTATCTGGTCTACCTGCTGGCCCGCGAATGGCGAAGCCAGGATCTCTGA
- a CDS encoding ABC transporter ATP-binding protein — translation MPSTPLTSPTSRLRGHDLTLAYGDTRVAEHLSVDIPDGAFTVIVGPNACGKSTLLKALARLRRPQAGQVFLDGALIGSYPTREVARRLCLLPQTATAPEGIRVAELVARGRHPHQSLFGSWTAEDDRIVGQALQATETHDLADRLVDELSGGQRQRVWVAMVLAQDTQLLLLDEPTTYLDLAHQIDLLELFRDLNRNQGRTLVAVLHDLNHACRYADHLIVLRQGQLIAQGAPGNIITAALVEQVFDLPCRIIEDPVSRTPLVIPEGRRQA, via the coding sequence ATGCCATCCACGCCCCTCACATCACCGACCTCGCGCCTTCGCGGCCATGACCTGACGCTCGCTTACGGGGACACCAGGGTGGCCGAACATTTGAGCGTTGACATCCCCGACGGCGCGTTCACCGTCATCGTCGGGCCGAACGCCTGCGGCAAGTCCACGCTGCTCAAGGCGTTGGCGCGGCTGCGCAGGCCGCAGGCGGGCCAGGTCTTTCTGGACGGCGCACTGATCGGCAGCTACCCGACGCGCGAGGTGGCACGCCGTCTCTGCCTGTTGCCGCAAACGGCGACGGCACCCGAGGGGATCCGCGTGGCCGAGTTGGTGGCACGGGGCCGGCATCCGCACCAGAGCCTGTTCGGCAGTTGGACTGCCGAAGACGACCGCATCGTCGGCCAGGCCTTGCAGGCCACCGAGACCCATGACCTGGCCGACCGGCTCGTCGACGAGTTGTCGGGCGGCCAACGCCAGCGCGTATGGGTGGCGATGGTGCTGGCGCAGGATACGCAACTGTTGCTGCTCGACGAGCCGACAACCTACCTGGACTTGGCCCACCAGATCGACCTGCTGGAACTGTTCCGCGACCTGAACCGCAATCAGGGCCGCACCCTCGTGGCCGTGCTGCACGACCTGAACCATGCCTGTCGTTACGCCGACCACCTGATTGTGCTGCGTCAGGGCCAACTGATTGCGCAGGGCGCGCCGGGCAACATCATCACCGCGGCGCTGGTGGAGCAGGTGTTCGACCTGCCCTGCCGCATCATCGAAGACCCGGTGTCGCGCACACCGTTGGTGATTCCGGAAGGACGTCGGCAGGCGTGA
- a CDS encoding TonB-dependent siderophore receptor translates to MPRTFRLGQVPLTLSLVYGAHAAHAQQADAPTLSTVSVQAVKAQGFAPETVEAGSFRGSDIMDVPSTVNVVTRDVLELQGAAGVYDALRNTAGVTRQQNGGETWDQLVIRGISVENRTNYRLNGAMPLLNFSQIPMENKERVEVLKGASALYYGFTTPAGIVNLVTKRAGARPVTTFGLEVGQQGTALATVDVGRRLGDEQQYGLRVNAAGGVLGSYLNGVDDGDRGFASAAFDWRVNSRLTLKMDLEYDHRKTSEQIGVALPTAVNGVITLPRAVDPKQLSVPGWSTFEATTRNAQVRADYALSDNWALTLEAGQSAAERDRQLPIFTFTNAAAVASGNGSIRGNIQHAEYTSDLLRAELFGIFATAGFQHNLTLGVARTTYRQDPVFQRNYTIASSNLYNPLPITTVNLGAVPTTANTAALDTEDTGLYALDQVSLSSQWQLMLGLRRSNLKSDQGTNHYDASKTTPMAALVYKITPSISAYASFANGIEQGETAPNGTANQGERLAPGVSRQKEVGMRWRTDGGMLVSAALFDITRPGYYTNASNVFTANGQQSYTGVELAAQGQLTKQLAWQASCQWLDAQFQNINATYNGKSPENTSKKTASAFLSYALTSVPGLSFNGGAYFTGSRPVNDLNQAFLGGVTTFSVGTRYVTRSWGKQTTWQLNVDNVANKEYWAAAGTRLAAGAPRTAKLTFKVDL, encoded by the coding sequence ATGCCTCGCACTTTCCGACTCGGCCAAGTACCTCTTACGCTGTCTTTGGTCTACGGGGCCCATGCTGCCCACGCCCAACAGGCGGATGCACCAACTTTGTCAACGGTGTCGGTACAGGCTGTGAAGGCCCAGGGCTTCGCGCCTGAGACGGTGGAAGCCGGAAGCTTCCGTGGCTCAGACATCATGGATGTGCCTTCCACCGTGAACGTGGTGACGCGTGATGTGCTGGAGCTACAAGGCGCTGCCGGTGTGTACGACGCATTGCGCAACACCGCCGGCGTGACGCGCCAGCAAAATGGTGGCGAGACCTGGGACCAACTGGTGATCCGCGGCATCAGTGTCGAAAACCGCACCAACTACCGCCTCAATGGCGCCATGCCGTTGCTGAACTTCTCCCAGATCCCGATGGAGAACAAGGAGCGCGTGGAAGTGCTCAAGGGTGCGTCTGCGCTGTACTACGGCTTCACCACGCCGGCGGGCATCGTCAACCTTGTGACCAAGCGCGCCGGCGCGCGGCCCGTGACAACGTTCGGCCTGGAGGTCGGTCAGCAAGGGACGGCCCTGGCCACGGTGGACGTGGGCCGCCGCCTGGGCGATGAACAACAGTACGGCCTTCGAGTCAACGCGGCCGGCGGTGTGCTCGGCTCCTACCTGAACGGCGTCGATGATGGCGACCGCGGCTTTGCCTCAGCCGCATTCGACTGGCGCGTGAACAGCCGCCTGACGCTGAAGATGGACCTGGAATACGACCACCGCAAAACCTCCGAACAGATCGGCGTGGCCTTGCCGACCGCGGTGAACGGCGTCATCACGCTGCCGCGTGCGGTCGACCCGAAGCAGTTGTCCGTGCCGGGCTGGTCCACCTTCGAGGCCACCACCCGCAACGCCCAGGTGCGCGCCGACTACGCGTTGAGCGACAACTGGGCCCTGACCCTGGAAGCCGGCCAGTCCGCCGCCGAACGCGACCGCCAGCTGCCCATCTTCACCTTCACCAATGCCGCCGCCGTGGCGAGCGGTAACGGCAGCATCCGCGGCAACATCCAGCACGCCGAATACACCAGCGATCTGCTGCGCGCGGAATTGTTCGGCATCTTCGCCACCGCTGGCTTCCAGCACAACCTGACGCTGGGCGTGGCACGCACGACCTACCGCCAGGATCCGGTGTTCCAGCGCAACTACACCATCGCTTCGAGCAACCTGTACAACCCGCTGCCGATCACCACCGTGAACCTGGGTGCCGTGCCGACCACGGCCAACACGGCAGCACTAGACACGGAAGACACCGGTCTGTATGCGTTGGACCAGGTGAGCTTGTCCTCCCAATGGCAGCTCATGCTCGGCCTGCGCCGCAGCAACCTCAAGAGCGACCAGGGCACGAACCATTACGACGCGAGCAAGACCACGCCGATGGCCGCGCTGGTGTACAAGATCACGCCGTCGATTTCCGCCTACGCGTCGTTCGCGAATGGGATCGAACAGGGCGAGACCGCGCCCAACGGCACCGCCAACCAGGGCGAACGCCTGGCGCCAGGTGTGAGCCGGCAAAAGGAAGTGGGCATGCGCTGGCGCACCGACGGCGGCATGCTGGTCTCTGCGGCATTGTTCGACATCACCCGCCCCGGCTACTACACCAACGCCAGCAATGTGTTCACCGCCAATGGCCAGCAAAGCTACACCGGCGTGGAGTTGGCAGCGCAGGGTCAGCTCACGAAGCAGTTGGCGTGGCAAGCCTCGTGCCAGTGGCTCGATGCCCAGTTCCAGAACATCAACGCGACCTACAACGGCAAGAGCCCGGAGAACACCTCCAAGAAAACGGCCAGCGCCTTTCTGTCCTACGCCTTGACCAGCGTGCCGGGCCTGTCGTTCAATGGTGGCGCCTACTTCACCGGCAGTCGTCCCGTGAACGACCTGAACCAGGCCTTCCTGGGTGGTGTAACCACGTTCAGCGTCGGCACCCGCTACGTCACGCGTTCGTGGGGCAAACAGACCACCTGGCAGTTGAACGTGGACAACGTGGCGAACAAGGAGTACTGGGCCGCGGCCGGTACGCGTCTTGCCGCGGGCGCGCCGCGCACGGCCAAGCTGACGTTCAAGGTCGATCTTTAA
- a CDS encoding MBL fold metallo-hydrolase: MKTSPSILMGMAGVTAVVLALGACGGGDGDNLPPNVRMTWFGITNWHYQIGTAGLLLDGETKSSAATPDVASVTKAFNTIKLRGNIDYILVGHEHVDHAVQVPEWAKQTGKPVYAPTAVCAAVVKYGNPASQCTSLKGGETIRVNEDITVRVVRWVHSVSGCTAFGNGTNGPETFGFLISAKTRDRPGQPLQLYVSDSGAGGKDLTTPRVADGVTYGSPMDNLKAAMAAAGATQLDLWQGGPESRVVTQARLVVPTFKVKTFMPHHLGVRGNSVSEFNLEYGLHFPYFPDEQPLLRDFLKSSGVPQVVPVNYWDAWTFDASGVKTTESTNQKAAYGIPATGPGPGKQGENPRAGALECAGD; this comes from the coding sequence ATGAAAACAAGCCCTTCTATCCTCATGGGCATGGCCGGCGTCACGGCCGTGGTCCTCGCCCTCGGCGCCTGCGGCGGTGGCGACGGCGACAACCTGCCGCCCAACGTGCGCATGACCTGGTTCGGCATCACCAACTGGCACTACCAGATCGGCACCGCGGGCTTGCTACTCGATGGCGAGACCAAGTCGTCGGCGGCCACGCCCGACGTCGCCTCGGTCACCAAGGCCTTCAACACCATCAAGCTGCGCGGCAACATCGACTACATCCTGGTGGGCCACGAACACGTGGACCATGCCGTGCAGGTGCCCGAATGGGCCAAGCAGACCGGCAAGCCGGTGTATGCCCCTACGGCGGTCTGCGCCGCGGTGGTGAAGTACGGCAATCCAGCGTCGCAGTGCACGTCGCTCAAGGGCGGCGAGACTATCAGGGTCAACGAAGACATCACGGTGCGGGTCGTGCGCTGGGTCCACAGCGTGTCCGGTTGCACGGCCTTCGGGAATGGCACCAACGGGCCCGAGACATTCGGCTTCCTGATCAGCGCCAAGACCCGCGACCGCCCCGGCCAGCCACTGCAGCTGTACGTATCGGACAGCGGTGCCGGCGGCAAGGACCTGACCACGCCGCGCGTTGCCGATGGCGTGACCTACGGCTCTCCGATGGACAACTTGAAGGCGGCCATGGCCGCGGCCGGCGCCACCCAGCTCGACCTGTGGCAGGGCGGGCCCGAATCGCGGGTGGTCACCCAGGCCCGGCTGGTGGTGCCCACGTTCAAGGTCAAGACTTTCATGCCGCACCATCTGGGCGTGCGCGGAAATTCCGTGTCGGAGTTCAATCTCGAGTACGGGCTGCATTTTCCGTACTTCCCCGACGAGCAGCCGTTGCTGCGCGACTTCCTGAAGTCTTCCGGCGTGCCGCAGGTGGTGCCGGTCAACTACTGGGACGCCTGGACTTTCGACGCCAGCGGCGTGAAGACCACCGAAAGTACCAACCAGAAGGCGGCCTACGGCATTCCCGCTACCGGTCCCGGCCCTGGCAAGCAGGGCGAAAATCCTCGCGCTGGTGCGTTGGAATGCGCGGGGGATTGA
- a CDS encoding Bug family tripartite tricarboxylate transporter substrate binding protein, with amino-acid sequence MASIPIPRRTLLKTGAALALGQLAASRAFGETVWPSKAIRFVVPFAPGGSSDIVARSTAAELTKLLGQSVFVDNKPGAAGNIAMNEVARSDDQHTLILGHIGTLAVNPYIFDKLPYDANKDFKPVSLLAKVPSLYVVHPSVPAKNLKEFIALAKAQPGKLSYGSAGNGSAGHLAFEYLKMTTGMFILHVPYRGTGPQLTDLLGGRLEAAAIGASAVLPHIKAGKLRCIATGSAQRLPLLPDVPTVAEQGFPGFEMTQWYGLQAPANLAPAHLERLSVETMKAIKTQNVSERLVADAALAVGNTPAQYAQFIAAEQKRWKEVVTAAKIKPD; translated from the coding sequence ATGGCATCGATTCCCATTCCCCGCCGCACCCTACTGAAGACCGGCGCTGCCCTGGCGCTTGGTCAACTCGCCGCCAGCCGTGCCTTCGGTGAGACCGTCTGGCCCAGCAAGGCCATCCGCTTCGTCGTGCCTTTCGCACCGGGCGGCAGCTCGGACATCGTGGCCCGTTCAACGGCGGCCGAACTGACCAAGCTGCTCGGCCAGAGCGTGTTCGTCGACAACAAGCCCGGTGCCGCAGGCAATATCGCCATGAACGAGGTGGCCCGCTCCGACGACCAGCACACGCTGATCCTCGGCCACATCGGCACCCTGGCGGTGAACCCCTACATCTTCGACAAGCTGCCGTACGACGCCAACAAGGACTTCAAGCCGGTCAGCCTGCTGGCCAAGGTGCCGAGCCTGTATGTGGTGCATCCGAGCGTGCCCGCGAAAAACCTCAAGGAGTTCATCGCGCTGGCCAAAGCGCAGCCCGGCAAGCTGAGCTACGGCTCGGCCGGCAACGGCAGCGCCGGCCACCTGGCGTTCGAATACCTGAAAATGACCACCGGCATGTTCATCCTGCACGTGCCCTACCGCGGCACTGGGCCGCAGCTGACCGACCTGCTCGGCGGACGGCTCGAAGCGGCCGCCATCGGTGCGTCTGCCGTGCTACCGCACATCAAGGCGGGCAAGCTGCGCTGCATCGCCACCGGCTCGGCACAGCGCTTGCCGCTGTTGCCCGACGTTCCCACCGTGGCCGAGCAGGGTTTCCCCGGCTTCGAGATGACCCAGTGGTACGGCCTGCAGGCCCCGGCCAACCTGGCGCCGGCTCACCTGGAGCGCCTCTCCGTGGAGACGATGAAGGCCATCAAGACGCAGAATGTTTCGGAGCGGCTGGTGGCCGATGCGGCGCTGGCCGTCGGCAACACCCCGGCCCAGTACGCCCAGTTCATCGCGGCCGAGCAGAAGCGCTGGAAGGAAGTGGTCACCGCGGCCAAGATCAAGCCCGACTGA